One stretch of Holophagaceae bacterium DNA includes these proteins:
- a CDS encoding OPT/YSL family transporter, whose amino-acid sequence MAWNPGRIEGSKPLETCVLNGGCVSDEVLFKPYVSDDTQMAEFTPKAVIFGVIFGIIFGASTVYLALRAGLTVSASIPIAVVAISLLKRFGGSTILENNMVQTIGSAGESIAAGVVFTLPGFLFLTPGANGASFFNYWTIFTLALMGGVLGVLMMIPLRRALIVQEHATLPYPEGTACASVLIAGEKGGELAKPAYWGLGVGLVYAVGQLIVKAIAETPTWVSDMKSKIFPAATVNGNITPEYMGVGYILGIKNSGLLVAGGVLAWLGFIPLLASLVPGDTIATQLVKLGYLKDVAVAGAYGWNPATHDFTQLNRAIYFAYVRQIGAGMVAAGGFITLIKTIPTIVSAFKGAMGSMKAGAVEGGVKRTENDLPLSVVVGGSIGLVVIMAMLPFIPGSGLFSKVMLGVLMVAFGFFFVTVSSRIVGIIGSSSNPISGMTIAALMATCLIFVGFGWTGDIYQPMALCVGGIVCIAAANAGATSQDLKTGYIVGATPRRQQIGLMIGAVAAAVVIGLTMKMLHATYGIGGEKLPAPQGTLMATLIKGLLARNLDWQFVLVGVFTAVTMELCQVRALAFAVGAYLPLSTTLPIFIGGVIRWFADNKIKSRNAAEVVDPTKPHSAEDEELGPGNLFATGLVAGGALMGVLVAFLMGGSSYLEDNGSPGLANFLKSINVEDFLTRALGHSGFDLLGVAAFAVMGAVLFKVALRPRPKLD is encoded by the coding sequence ATGGCCTGGAATCCAGGTAGGATCGAAGGCTCGAAGCCTTTGGAAACCTGTGTTCTCAACGGAGGATGTGTGTCCGACGAAGTCCTGTTCAAACCCTATGTCAGCGATGACACCCAGATGGCGGAATTCACGCCCAAGGCCGTCATCTTCGGCGTCATCTTCGGCATCATCTTCGGCGCCTCGACGGTCTACCTCGCTTTGCGGGCCGGACTCACGGTCAGCGCATCCATTCCGATCGCGGTGGTGGCGATCTCGTTGCTTAAAAGATTTGGCGGTTCGACCATCCTGGAAAACAACATGGTGCAGACCATCGGCTCCGCGGGCGAATCCATCGCCGCGGGCGTGGTGTTCACCCTGCCGGGCTTCCTGTTCCTGACCCCCGGCGCGAATGGCGCGAGCTTCTTCAACTACTGGACCATCTTCACGCTGGCCTTGATGGGCGGCGTGCTGGGCGTGCTCATGATGATCCCCCTGCGGCGGGCCCTCATCGTGCAGGAACACGCGACACTGCCCTATCCCGAAGGCACGGCTTGCGCCTCGGTGCTGATCGCGGGCGAGAAGGGCGGGGAATTGGCCAAGCCCGCCTACTGGGGACTGGGCGTGGGCCTGGTCTACGCTGTGGGCCAGCTGATCGTGAAGGCCATCGCGGAAACCCCGACCTGGGTCTCCGATATGAAATCGAAAATCTTCCCCGCGGCGACCGTCAACGGCAACATCACGCCGGAATACATGGGCGTGGGCTACATCCTGGGCATCAAGAATTCCGGGCTGCTGGTCGCAGGCGGCGTGCTGGCCTGGCTGGGATTCATTCCCTTGCTCGCGTCCCTGGTGCCTGGCGATACCATCGCCACCCAGTTGGTGAAGCTGGGCTACCTGAAGGATGTGGCGGTGGCGGGCGCCTATGGCTGGAATCCGGCCACCCATGACTTCACGCAGTTGAACCGCGCCATCTATTTCGCCTACGTGCGCCAGATCGGCGCAGGCATGGTGGCCGCCGGCGGTTTCATCACCCTGATCAAGACCATTCCCACCATCGTTTCGGCCTTCAAAGGCGCCATGGGCTCCATGAAGGCTGGCGCCGTCGAAGGCGGCGTCAAGCGCACGGAAAACGATCTGCCCCTCTCGGTGGTGGTGGGCGGGTCCATCGGCCTGGTGGTCATCATGGCCATGCTGCCCTTCATCCCCGGCAGCGGCCTCTTCAGCAAGGTCATGCTGGGCGTGCTGATGGTGGCCTTCGGCTTCTTCTTCGTGACCGTCAGCAGCCGCATCGTGGGCATCATCGGATCTTCTTCGAATCCGATCTCGGGCATGACCATCGCCGCCCTCATGGCCACCTGCCTGATCTTCGTAGGTTTCGGCTGGACGGGCGATATCTACCAGCCCATGGCCCTTTGCGTGGGAGGCATCGTCTGCATCGCCGCCGCCAACGCCGGAGCCACTTCCCAGGACCTGAAAACCGGCTACATCGTGGGAGCCACGCCCCGCAGGCAGCAGATCGGCCTGATGATCGGCGCCGTCGCCGCGGCCGTGGTGATCGGCTTGACCATGAAGATGCTGCACGCGACCTACGGCATCGGCGGAGAAAAGCTGCCCGCGCCGCAGGGCACCTTGATGGCCACGCTAATTAAGGGGCTGCTGGCCCGGAATCTCGACTGGCAGTTCGTGCTGGTGGGCGTGTTCACCGCCGTCACCATGGAGCTTTGCCAAGTCCGCGCCCTGGCTTTCGCGGTGGGCGCCTACCTGCCGCTTTCAACCACCTTGCCCATCTTCATCGGCGGCGTGATCCGCTGGTTCGCGGACAATAAAATCAAATCCAGGAATGCGGCCGAGGTTGTCGACCCGACCAAACCGCATTCAGCCGAGGATGAAGAGCTTGGCCCAGGCAATCTCTTCGCTACCGGCCTGGTGGCCGGTGGCGCGCTCATGGGCGTGCTGGTGGCTTTCCTCATGGGGGGTTCCAGCTATCTGGAAGACAACGGCAGCCCAGGCCTTGCCAACTTCCTGAAGAGCATCAACGTGGAGGACTTCCTCACCAGGGCGTTGGGCCACAGCGGTTTTGACCTCCTGGGAGTCGCTGCCTTCGCGGTGATGGGCGCCGTCCTGTTCAAGGTGGCCCTCCGACCCCGGCCGAAGCTGGACTAG
- a CDS encoding RNA methyltransferase, translated as MEHPITSKANPRFKDLLASLRPTGPARTHTLLAGEKLIGTWRVAPFAGRLLPDSLWVVEGMEVADSLRDLPCPTQSIGEKLMAQLSGSASPPACALVLRLGPEPIGPLKNRVIVPWGIQDPGNLGAIFRSAAAFGFQEALLGPGCADPFSPKALRGSMGAAFLLPVRRVQSFDPGDGHWFALDSGPSAIPLDSADLAEPLRILVGNEGHGWKHESLPAAVQRVAIPTSGVESLNAAVAAGIACYEAQRRMAG; from the coding sequence ATGGAGCACCCCATCACCAGCAAGGCCAATCCCAGGTTCAAGGACCTGCTGGCATCGCTCCGTCCGACGGGCCCGGCGCGCACCCACACCTTGCTGGCCGGCGAGAAACTGATCGGGACCTGGCGAGTTGCGCCTTTTGCAGGCCGTCTGCTTCCGGATTCGCTTTGGGTGGTGGAAGGCATGGAGGTGGCGGATTCGCTTCGCGATCTGCCCTGCCCCACTCAAAGCATCGGCGAAAAACTCATGGCCCAGCTCAGCGGCTCGGCGAGCCCCCCGGCCTGCGCCTTGGTGCTGCGTCTCGGGCCCGAGCCCATCGGCCCCTTGAAAAACCGGGTCATCGTTCCCTGGGGCATCCAGGATCCAGGCAACCTGGGCGCCATATTCCGGAGCGCCGCGGCGTTCGGGTTCCAGGAGGCCCTGCTGGGGCCAGGATGCGCCGATCCCTTCAGCCCCAAGGCCCTGCGGGGGAGCATGGGCGCAGCCTTCCTGCTCCCCGTCCGGCGAGTTCAATCCTTCGACCCGGGCGATGGCCATTGGTTCGCCTTGGACAGCGGCCCAAGCGCCATCCCGCTGGATTCGGCCGATCTGGCCGAGCCCCTTCGGATTCTCGTCGGGAACGAAGGCCATGGCTGGAAGCACGAAAGCTTGCCCGCTGCCGTGCAGCGCGTGGCGATTCCCACCTCCGGGGTGGAGAGCCTCAATGCCGCCGTGGCCGCGGGCATCGCCTGTTATGAAGCGCAGCGAAGGATGGCTGGATGA
- the maf gene encoding septum formation protein Maf: MRPLILASGSPRRKQWLESLSIPFDILAPDIDETPLEAEDPADLVLRLAKGKASLISEANPGRWVLAADTTVAVDHHTLNKPVDVEDAVRMLLLIQGRRHEVHTGMCLQRDEAVHAFVDTAEVFLRPLSEAQARWYVASGEPMDKAGSYAAQGIAALFIERIEGSFATVMGLPVERLSALMQELGLLERWIGMPR; encoded by the coding sequence ATGAGGCCGCTCATCCTGGCCTCCGGTTCCCCCCGCCGCAAGCAGTGGCTGGAGTCCCTGAGCATCCCTTTCGACATCCTCGCGCCGGATATCGATGAGACCCCGCTGGAGGCGGAGGACCCGGCGGACCTGGTGCTGCGTCTCGCCAAGGGCAAGGCCTCGCTCATCTCCGAAGCCAATCCGGGGCGCTGGGTGCTGGCGGCGGACACCACGGTGGCGGTGGACCATCACACGCTGAACAAGCCGGTGGATGTCGAGGACGCCGTGCGGATGCTGCTGCTCATCCAGGGCCGCCGCCACGAGGTCCACACCGGCATGTGCTTGCAACGCGATGAGGCCGTCCACGCCTTCGTGGACACCGCCGAAGTGTTCCTGCGGCCCCTCAGCGAGGCTCAGGCCCGCTGGTACGTGGCCAGCGGCGAGCCCATGGACAAGGCCGGCAGCTACGCCGCCCAGGGCATCGCCGCACTCTTCATCGAGCGCATCGAAGGCAGCTTCGCCACCGTGATGGGGCTGCCAGTGGAGCGGCTGAGCGCGCTGATGCAGGAGCTGGGCCTGTTGGAACGCTGGATCGGGATGCCGAGGTAA
- a CDS encoding GNAT family N-acetyltransferase, with the protein MDLQVPEPIATLKGLVAFADETWTIEPKELQIFFQAEAVYWTASRTVEQWRRLLACSRMLTARLQSEEGKGGRLVGTTRVWSDRAYEAKLYDVVTAGDMKGLGIASTLVRWALRHPSTGDVQRFVLETRDAGDLYTRFGFRRSEDVNTVHMRATAADLEKLGLRG; encoded by the coding sequence ATGGATTTACAGGTACCTGAACCCATTGCCACCCTGAAGGGGCTCGTGGCCTTCGCCGACGAGACTTGGACCATCGAGCCCAAAGAACTGCAGATCTTTTTCCAGGCCGAAGCCGTGTACTGGACGGCCAGCCGGACGGTCGAGCAGTGGCGGCGGCTGCTGGCCTGCTCCCGGATGCTTACCGCCCGCCTGCAATCCGAAGAGGGCAAGGGCGGGCGCCTGGTCGGCACCACCCGCGTCTGGTCGGACCGGGCCTACGAGGCCAAACTCTACGACGTCGTGACCGCCGGGGACATGAAGGGCCTGGGCATCGCCTCCACGCTCGTCCGCTGGGCCTTGCGACACCCCTCCACCGGCGACGTGCAGCGCTTCGTGCTTGAAACCCGGGATGCCGGGGACCTGTACACACGCTTCGGGTTCAGGCGGTCCGAGGACGTCAACACCGTGCACATGCGCGCGACCGCCGCAGATCTTGAAAAGCTGGGGCTGCGCGGATGA
- the lnt gene encoding apolipoprotein N-acyltransferase, producing MKRSKLAKLGESVGLGLLVAAAYMLPFRGVGLLESGLLVVFAALVMRRSLDPGQRMGWLYLAMFIGVATAFYWMPGTIKAKGNLDWTTAGFAGLLFFAYESFGIWLTWLFARRAYLRTRSAWATAFAAGFATLAWEFFAFHVYEWSWSAPMSGLPWLSRSGAFLGAYGISALLWAFAAYGMARRQAGAPWLVSLRAPALYLALLAGLSAAWYALPREAQRSIDVVMIQPNFEAGARWPGMETEMWRLSDRALQANQLPKPGRATLLVWPESSVLGRDDRWPDARMHAEAQRRGIAWLFGTEGGLLNLVRGEAPGKPGFIQAKIYPMPFGERMPGPPRMRRWLDHALGFYSQEPGGLSADSSFLFPSPQGELKVHSLICSEATMPLRCRDGLAMAGGELLANLTNDGWFERTPATNLHASEIRLRAVELGIPMLRATLTGKSGICRENGESQLWGEPMTQGAYAFSLAWSPVRTPARSPWLFRGLVAFFLAGTLWFGIRKTERA from the coding sequence ATGAAGCGATCGAAGTTGGCCAAATTGGGTGAATCCGTCGGGCTCGGACTACTGGTGGCCGCGGCCTACATGCTGCCTTTCCGCGGCGTGGGCCTTCTGGAATCAGGCCTTCTGGTGGTGTTCGCAGCGCTCGTCATGCGTCGGAGCCTGGATCCGGGCCAGCGGATGGGCTGGCTCTACCTGGCCATGTTCATCGGGGTCGCCACGGCCTTCTATTGGATGCCCGGGACCATCAAGGCCAAGGGCAACCTGGACTGGACCACGGCGGGCTTTGCGGGTCTGCTCTTCTTCGCCTATGAGTCCTTTGGCATCTGGTTGACCTGGCTGTTCGCGCGGCGCGCCTACTTGCGCACCCGCAGTGCCTGGGCCACGGCCTTCGCCGCAGGCTTCGCGACCCTGGCCTGGGAGTTCTTCGCGTTTCATGTCTACGAGTGGAGCTGGTCGGCGCCCATGAGTGGCCTGCCGTGGTTGTCCCGAAGCGGCGCCTTTCTGGGCGCCTACGGCATTTCCGCCCTGCTTTGGGCCTTCGCGGCCTACGGCATGGCGCGGCGGCAGGCCGGCGCGCCATGGCTGGTTTCCCTGCGCGCACCGGCGCTGTACCTCGCGCTTCTGGCGGGCCTTTCCGCAGCCTGGTACGCGCTTCCCCGCGAAGCGCAGCGATCCATCGATGTGGTCATGATCCAGCCCAATTTCGAGGCCGGCGCCAGGTGGCCTGGCATGGAAACGGAGATGTGGCGCCTCAGCGACCGCGCCCTCCAGGCGAACCAGCTCCCCAAGCCCGGACGGGCCACCTTGCTGGTTTGGCCCGAAAGTTCGGTGCTCGGCCGCGACGATCGTTGGCCCGATGCGAGGATGCACGCGGAGGCCCAGCGCCGGGGCATCGCCTGGCTGTTCGGGACCGAAGGCGGGCTGCTGAACCTGGTGCGCGGCGAAGCGCCCGGAAAACCCGGATTCATCCAGGCCAAGATCTACCCCATGCCCTTTGGCGAGCGGATGCCGGGGCCGCCAAGGATGCGGCGGTGGCTGGACCATGCCCTGGGGTTTTACAGCCAGGAACCGGGCGGCCTGTCGGCCGACAGCAGCTTCCTGTTCCCCTCGCCCCAGGGGGAGTTGAAGGTCCACTCCCTCATCTGCAGCGAAGCCACCATGCCCCTCCGTTGTCGCGACGGCCTGGCCATGGCCGGTGGGGAATTATTGGCCAATCTCACCAACGACGGCTGGTTCGAGCGCACCCCGGCCACCAATCTCCATGCATCGGAAATCCGCCTGAGGGCCGTTGAATTGGGCATCCCGATGCTGCGCGCCACCCTTACGGGCAAGTCGGGCATCTGCCGCGAGAACGGGGAATCCCAGCTCTGGGGCGAGCCCATGACCCAAGGCGCCTATGCCTTCTCCCTGGCCTGGAGCCCCGTCCGGACGCCAGCCCGGAGCCCCTGGCTTTTCCGGGGCCTGGTGGCCTTCTTCCTGGCGGGAACTTTGTGGTTCGGTATTCGGAAAACGGAGCGTGCGTGA